One genomic region from Chlamydia poikilotherma encodes:
- a CDS encoding KH domain-containing protein: protein MEEFVAYIVKNLVADPEAVEIRSIQDESGESIKLEIRVAPDDIGKIIGRRGNTIHALRTILRRVCARLKKKIQIDLIQPEGSRESVGEDEDASSGFCLDSNNSNDSGMAQQCCGRGNCCSADEEDTEASSTHHKCSHNHHSE, encoded by the coding sequence ATGGAAGAGTTTGTAGCATATATCGTAAAGAATTTAGTTGCTGATCCTGAAGCTGTGGAAATTCGTTCTATTCAGGATGAGTCAGGTGAATCTATAAAGCTAGAGATACGTGTGGCTCCCGATGATATAGGGAAGATCATAGGTAGACGAGGAAATACCATACACGCACTAAGAACTATCCTTAGACGTGTGTGCGCAAGATTAAAAAAGAAGATACAAATCGACTTGATTCAACCCGAAGGCAGCAGAGAATCTGTTGGCGAAGACGAGGATGCTTCTAGTGGTTTTTGTCTTGATTCAAACAACTCTAATGACTCAGGGATGGCCCAGCAATGTTGTGGCCGAGGCAACTGCTGTTCAGCTGATGAGGAAGATACAGAAGCATCTTCAACGCATCACAAATGCAGCCATAATCACCATTCTGAATAA
- a CDS encoding bifunctional UDP-N-acetylmuramate--L-alanine ligase/D-alanine--D-alanine ligase, producing the protein MDRKIRYHFIGIGGIGMSALAHVLLDRGYSVSGSDLNQGATVDKLIAKGATYFSGHRESHVPEDCIVIYGSGIAKDNVEYKEALRKQLPTWHRAELLAFLMQEQTSILVSGSHGKTTVSSLITAIFQAAEKDPSYAIGGLNSLYLNGYSGKSEYFIAEADESDGSLKHYLPKVAVVTNLDNEHLSNFEGSKEKLALTIEEFCRKVDNPNLCFYNGDCPELKGRIFGTSYGFSQDCDLHICSHRQEGWCSIFSLSFLGKDYLDIDLNLIGKHNIANAAVAVGIALTFGIEEVSIREALKSFSGVQRRMERKNISERFLFFEDYAHHPSEISCTLRALRDAVGLRRIVAICQPHRFSRLQYCLDEFFSAFQDADEVILTDIYSAGETPLDLPSPERLAETISLSSHVCCAYVPYDNVIEYLKREIRVHDVCISLGAGNIYAVGNALKDFEPRKLSVGVVCGGQSCEHDISLLSARNVIQYLSSQYYDVQYFVINRQGLWSKVSNLNEVSCCDRPGHHVLSPEIAEILVGLDFILPILHGPCGEDGTLQGFLEIIDKPYGGPSLLFSAICMDKIMTKRLAASIGIPVVPYQPLTLHAWKRTPELCIHRILETFTFPMFVKTAHLGSSVGVFEVHNEIELKSKISEAFLYDTDVFIEENRLGSREIEVSCLGDACTCYYISEPHERRGSKGFIDYEEKYGLNGKSSAKIQYDPDLPEESKIRVKELTERVYRAIQGKGSCRIDFFLDGEGNFWLSEMNPIPGMTKSSPFLHDFVHLGWTFEQVVHQLIVSGLHKFDQKKKVSSTFNKQSLLTAKS; encoded by the coding sequence ATGGATAGGAAAATCCGCTATCATTTTATAGGTATTGGTGGAATAGGAATGAGTGCATTAGCTCATGTTTTATTAGACCGTGGGTATTCTGTATCAGGTAGTGATTTGAATCAAGGCGCCACTGTAGATAAACTTATTGCTAAAGGTGCAACATATTTTTCCGGACATAGAGAAAGTCATGTTCCTGAAGATTGTATTGTTATCTATGGATCGGGGATTGCTAAGGATAATGTAGAATATAAGGAAGCTTTACGAAAACAGTTGCCTACATGGCATCGTGCTGAGCTTCTTGCTTTTTTAATGCAGGAGCAAACCAGCATTTTAGTTTCGGGAAGTCATGGGAAAACTACCGTATCCTCATTAATTACAGCGATTTTTCAAGCAGCAGAAAAAGATCCTTCTTATGCTATTGGAGGGTTGAATTCTCTATATTTAAATGGGTATTCGGGAAAGTCAGAATATTTTATTGCGGAAGCTGATGAAAGCGATGGTTCTTTAAAACACTACCTTCCTAAGGTTGCCGTGGTTACGAACTTAGATAATGAACATCTAAGTAATTTTGAAGGAAGTAAGGAAAAACTTGCATTAACGATTGAAGAGTTCTGCCGTAAGGTTGATAACCCGAACTTATGTTTTTATAATGGCGATTGCCCAGAACTTAAGGGAAGGATTTTTGGAACCTCATATGGATTTTCTCAAGATTGCGATCTGCATATTTGTTCGCATCGTCAAGAAGGATGGTGTTCTATTTTTTCTCTATCTTTTTTGGGAAAAGATTACTTAGATATAGACCTTAACTTGATTGGTAAGCATAACATTGCAAATGCTGCAGTGGCTGTGGGCATAGCATTAACTTTTGGTATTGAAGAGGTAAGTATTAGAGAAGCTCTTAAAAGTTTTTCTGGAGTACAAAGACGTATGGAAAGAAAGAATATTTCTGAGCGATTCTTGTTTTTCGAGGACTATGCGCATCATCCTTCTGAGATTTCTTGTACCTTAAGAGCGCTACGAGATGCTGTAGGATTGCGTCGTATAGTTGCTATATGTCAGCCTCATAGATTTTCTAGATTACAATATTGTTTAGATGAGTTTTTCAGTGCTTTTCAAGATGCTGATGAGGTAATCCTCACAGACATCTACAGTGCGGGAGAAACACCATTAGATTTACCTTCTCCTGAGAGACTCGCGGAGACGATTTCTTTATCTTCTCATGTTTGCTGTGCCTATGTTCCCTATGATAATGTTATAGAGTATTTAAAACGAGAAATTCGCGTTCATGATGTCTGTATATCTTTAGGAGCAGGGAATATTTATGCTGTAGGAAATGCATTAAAGGATTTTGAACCTAGGAAATTATCTGTAGGCGTGGTTTGTGGGGGGCAATCTTGCGAACATGATATCTCTTTATTATCCGCGAGAAATGTTATTCAGTATCTTTCCTCTCAGTATTATGATGTGCAGTATTTCGTTATTAATCGGCAAGGATTGTGGTCGAAAGTATCGAATCTTAATGAAGTAAGTTGTTGCGATAGGCCAGGTCATCATGTGCTATCTCCAGAAATTGCTGAGATCTTAGTTGGTTTAGATTTTATTCTTCCAATTTTACATGGTCCTTGTGGGGAAGATGGTACGCTTCAAGGATTCTTAGAAATTATCGATAAGCCTTATGGAGGGCCATCATTGCTCTTTTCAGCTATCTGTATGGATAAGATTATGACAAAACGTCTTGCAGCTTCTATAGGGATCCCTGTGGTTCCTTATCAACCGTTAACTTTACATGCTTGGAAACGGACTCCGGAATTATGTATACACAGAATTTTAGAGACTTTTACTTTTCCTATGTTTGTGAAAACAGCTCATTTAGGATCAAGTGTCGGTGTGTTTGAAGTTCATAATGAAATAGAACTAAAATCAAAAATATCTGAAGCATTTCTATATGATACTGACGTATTTATTGAAGAGAACCGTTTAGGATCTCGAGAAATCGAAGTATCTTGTCTTGGGGATGCTTGCACCTGTTATTATATTTCTGAACCACACGAGCGTCGCGGATCAAAAGGATTTATTGATTATGAAGAGAAATACGGATTAAATGGTAAATCTAGTGCTAAAATACAGTATGATCCAGATCTTCCTGAGGAATCTAAAATACGGGTGAAAGAACTTACAGAACGTGTATATCGTGCTATTCAGGGTAAAGGATCTTGTAGAATCGATTTCTTTTTAGATGGAGAAGGAAACTTTTGGCTTTCTGAAATGAATCCTATTCCAGGAATGACAAAATCTAGCCCATTTCTACATGATTTTGTGCATTTGGGATGGACTTTTGAACAAGTCGTGCATCAACTAATTGTATCGGGATTACATAAGTTTGATCAGAAGAAAAAAGTCAGCAGTACTTTTAATAAGCAAAGCTTATTAACCGCGAAGAGCTAA
- the murG gene encoding undecaprenyldiphospho-muramoylpentapeptide beta-N-acetylglucosaminyltransferase: protein MMKKINKIALAVGGSGGHIVPALATREAFCKEGVDVLLLGKGLDNHPNLYEQDVHYKEIPSGLPIITNPVKAIGRTYSLYKGYKKAKKELMIFDPDVVIGFGSYHSLPVLMAALNKKIPIFLHEQNLVPGKVNKLFSRFAKGVGVSFSPVTKKFRCPSQEISLPKRAFSSFSPIVERLTSHSPTVCVVGGSQGAKTLNDYVPSALVDVAKHYPNMYVHHIAGPRGDVVSIQHVYSRGDVSFCVKHFEQDMLNVLLSSDLVISRAGATILDELLWAQSPSILIPYPGAYGHQEENAKFLVYTIGGGSMILEKQLSQELLTKNILLALDSETIKNRREALRAYYYNKSSKSFYQFICECL from the coding sequence GTGATGAAGAAAATCAACAAAATAGCTTTAGCCGTCGGAGGATCGGGAGGACATATAGTTCCAGCTCTCGCAACAAGAGAAGCATTTTGTAAAGAGGGTGTAGACGTTCTTCTTTTGGGAAAGGGACTTGATAATCATCCGAATCTTTATGAACAAGATGTACACTATAAAGAAATTCCTTCAGGCTTGCCGATAATCACTAATCCTGTGAAAGCTATTGGTAGAACCTATTCTTTATATAAGGGGTACAAGAAAGCTAAAAAAGAGCTCATGATTTTTGATCCCGATGTTGTTATTGGATTTGGTAGTTATCATTCTCTTCCCGTATTGATGGCGGCACTAAACAAGAAAATTCCTATATTTTTACATGAGCAAAATCTTGTTCCTGGTAAAGTGAATAAACTCTTCTCACGTTTTGCTAAAGGTGTAGGGGTATCTTTCTCTCCAGTAACTAAGAAGTTTCGGTGTCCTTCACAAGAGATCTCTTTACCAAAAAGAGCTTTTTCGTCTTTTAGCCCTATTGTAGAACGTCTTACATCGCATTCTCCAACAGTGTGTGTTGTAGGAGGCTCTCAAGGAGCAAAAACATTAAATGATTATGTTCCATCTGCTCTTGTAGATGTTGCCAAGCATTATCCGAATATGTATGTTCACCACATTGCAGGACCTAGAGGTGATGTTGTTTCTATACAACATGTTTATAGTCGTGGTGATGTATCTTTCTGTGTAAAACATTTCGAGCAAGATATGCTCAATGTTTTACTTTCATCAGATCTTGTAATTAGTCGTGCAGGAGCTACAATTTTAGATGAGTTGTTATGGGCACAAAGTCCTTCAATACTCATCCCTTATCCAGGAGCTTACGGACATCAGGAAGAAAATGCAAAGTTCCTTGTCTATACTATAGGAGGGGGATCGATGATCTTAGAAAAACAGCTTTCCCAAGAGCTTTTGACTAAAAATATTTTGCTTGCTCTAGATTCTGAAACTATTAAAAATAGGCGAGAGGCGCTGCGAGCTTATTATTACAACAAATCTTCGAAGTCTTTTTATCAATTTATTTGTGAATGTTTATAG